From a single Streptomyces liliifuscus genomic region:
- a CDS encoding ABC transporter permease produces MATITAAAPRSGLPGFLRHPATGKLLLLAVAAAVLVPLADARWASGSWPNALTVDLSEPLGRASDWVIDNRDSHPLFLYFFGYVSNAVVLSVRAVYLVLLAAGWAGVTAAAALVAWRVAGVRLALGTGAAFLACGLLGMWIPTMQTLALMVVAVLASVVLGVFLGLAAGLSDRTYRALRPVLDTMQVFPAYAYLLPVVLVFGMGVPAAVLATVVYAAPPMARLTALGLRGADAGVMEAVESLGTTARQRLLTARIPLARKELLLGLNQTIMMALSMAVIASVIGAAGLGDRVYQALASVDVGAALAAGIPIVLLAVVLDRVTGAAGAVGTDGTGGEGLGRSSGSRWTRLTGWTGWTGWAYAAVVALAVAVAGRLTGRLDWPEAWLVNIAEPVNRAVDWMTDHLYSGVPYVGGTADWAGHFTTWVLDPMRDGLQWLPWWSVLLIVAALAWLIGTWRTALTAVLAMAAIGVLGVWGPSLDTLSQVLAAVAVTLVLGFATGIAAARSERCERVLRPFLDVFQTMPQFVYLIPVVALFGVGRAPAVAAAVVYALPAVVRITTQGLRQVDPAAMESSRSMGATGWQQLRQVQLPLARPALLLALNQGVVLVLAVVIIGGLVGGGALGYDVVFGLAQGDLATGLVAGAAIVCLGLMLDRVTQPTDRRTKKGA; encoded by the coding sequence ATGGCCACGATCACCGCGGCCGCTCCCCGGAGCGGTCTCCCCGGCTTCCTCAGGCACCCCGCCACCGGCAAGCTCCTGCTGCTCGCCGTCGCGGCGGCGGTCCTCGTCCCGCTGGCCGACGCCCGCTGGGCGAGCGGCAGTTGGCCGAACGCCCTCACCGTCGACCTCTCCGAACCCCTCGGCAGGGCCAGCGACTGGGTCATCGACAACCGCGACAGCCACCCGCTGTTCCTCTACTTCTTCGGGTACGTCTCCAACGCGGTCGTCCTCTCCGTACGCGCCGTCTACCTCGTCCTGCTCGCCGCCGGCTGGGCGGGCGTCACGGCCGCGGCGGCACTGGTCGCCTGGCGGGTCGCGGGGGTACGGCTGGCGCTCGGCACGGGCGCCGCGTTCCTGGCCTGCGGGCTGCTCGGCATGTGGATCCCCACCATGCAGACGCTCGCGCTGATGGTGGTCGCGGTCCTCGCGTCCGTCGTGCTCGGCGTGTTCCTCGGCCTCGCGGCCGGGCTCTCCGACCGTACGTACCGCGCGCTGCGCCCCGTACTCGACACCATGCAGGTGTTCCCGGCCTACGCGTACCTCCTGCCGGTCGTCCTCGTCTTCGGCATGGGTGTGCCGGCCGCGGTACTCGCCACCGTCGTCTACGCGGCCCCGCCGATGGCCCGGCTCACCGCGCTCGGTCTGCGCGGCGCCGACGCCGGGGTGATGGAGGCCGTCGAGTCCCTGGGCACCACGGCTCGGCAGCGGCTCCTCACGGCCCGTATCCCGCTCGCCCGCAAGGAACTCCTCCTCGGCCTCAACCAGACGATCATGATGGCCCTGTCCATGGCCGTCATCGCGTCCGTCATCGGCGCGGCCGGTCTCGGTGACCGCGTCTACCAGGCGCTCGCCTCGGTCGACGTGGGCGCGGCGCTCGCCGCCGGCATCCCGATCGTGCTGCTCGCGGTCGTCCTCGACCGGGTGACGGGCGCGGCGGGAGCGGTGGGAACGGACGGAACGGGCGGCGAGGGGCTCGGCAGAAGCAGCGGATCCCGCTGGACCCGTTTGACCGGTTGGACCGGTTGGACCGGTTGGGCCTACGCGGCCGTCGTGGCCCTCGCCGTCGCGGTCGCCGGACGTCTCACCGGCCGTCTCGACTGGCCCGAGGCCTGGCTCGTGAACATCGCCGAGCCCGTCAACAGGGCCGTCGACTGGATGACGGACCATCTCTACTCCGGCGTCCCCTACGTGGGTGGCACCGCCGACTGGGCGGGCCACTTCACCACCTGGGTCCTGGACCCGATGCGGGACGGCCTGCAGTGGCTGCCCTGGTGGTCGGTCCTGCTGATCGTCGCCGCGCTCGCCTGGCTGATCGGCACCTGGCGCACCGCGCTCACCGCCGTCCTCGCGATGGCCGCGATCGGCGTGCTCGGCGTCTGGGGGCCGTCCCTCGACACGCTGTCGCAGGTCCTCGCGGCCGTGGCCGTCACCCTGGTCCTGGGCTTCGCGACCGGCATCGCGGCGGCCAGGAGCGAGCGCTGCGAACGCGTGCTGCGTCCCTTCCTGGACGTCTTCCAGACGATGCCGCAGTTCGTCTACCTCATCCCCGTCGTGGCTCTGTTCGGCGTGGGCCGCGCCCCGGCGGTCGCCGCCGCGGTCGTCTACGCCCTGCCCGCCGTCGTCCGCATCACCACGCAGGGCCTGCGCCAGGTCGACCCGGCGGCCATGGAGTCCTCGCGCTCGATGGGCGCGACGGGCTGGCAGCAACTGCGCCAGGTCCAGTTGCCGTTGGCCCGTCCCGCACTGCTGCTCGCGCTCAACCAGGGCGTCGTCCTCGTCCTCGCCGTCGTCATCATCGGCGGCCTGGTCGGCGGTGGCGCACTCGGCTACGACGTCGTGTTCGGGCTCGCCCAGGGCGACCTCGCCACGGGTCTGGTGGCCGGCGCGGCGATCGTCTGCCTCGGCCTGATGCTCGACCGCGTGACCCAGCCGACGGACCGCCGCACGAAGAAGGGAGCCTGA